In Takifugu flavidus isolate HTHZ2018 chromosome 13, ASM371156v2, whole genome shotgun sequence, the following are encoded in one genomic region:
- the chchd3b gene encoding coiled-coil-helix-coiled-coil-helix domain containing 3b isoform X2, with protein MGGNSPSHFPQEQDEGGGLTFLKGIRLSDKVIKRMKQSPTLISPQPPQAPNPPAPSPEAPSPDPTPSGGNLTSPPPPSTSPPLPQETSSPPAPPVTFFAPPPVKFHSLPPPSTQQPSIIAAPLAPPTPPKVDTSGEPLPAPPAPVEPRVPPQVQAESPPRPTTTQVLDSPPPAPAQRSTAPPPASEPVMSPPPTAPEPTCAAEPVVPPVPEVEVIQHPPCIQSPAVEPVFPACPAASTPVEPAVVPLRDQPLPAAEEAPPSPPKLDPPPPQPAAAPSFPLELINEEASPRCHFEELPVVPAEAPLREPFGDPPAPPSPDPPPPAEAPLREPFGDPPAPPSPDPAPPAEAPAMSGPPEAEDETPAPTSAPPPVDGPTVSPEALEEELGQKIKEEMRRRLEEEVGRRRAELQRQLEEMEVQVQAEASAAAQAQVEKEVKKSLEAERAAHMETLASSIVKERMKTGDPRLKVQLYAQQLEEREKELEKRDVLHKEHVAKLEAKYAEFKRATAESFQKGKEEAESRFTRFSFQPVCGDLQSQILKCYRENTGKTLDCSSIASAYMQCVDDAKKNKLSTRG; from the exons ATGGGGGGAAACAGCCCGAGCCACTTCCCTCAGGAGCAGGATGAAGGTGGAGGACTTACTTTTTTGAAGGGCATCCGG CTCTCAGACAAGGTCATCAAACGGATGAAACAGTCGCCGACGCTCATCTCACCTCAGCCTCCACAGGCCCCAAACCCTCCTGCACCCTCACCTGAGGCGCCCAGTCCTGATCCCACCCCCTCGGGGGGAAACCTGACatctccaccccctccctccacttctcctccccttcctcagGAAACCTCGTCCCCACCTGCTCCTCCGGTCACTTTTTTTGCCCCTCCCCCCGTCAAGTTTCActcccttcctcctccgtcTACTCAGCAGCCCTCAATTATTGCTGCTCCACTCGCTCCGCCAACACCTCCCAAGGTGGACACAAGCGGGGAGccccttcctgctcctcctgcccctgttgAACCCAGGGTCCCTCCCCAGGTACAGGCAGAATCCCCACCAAGACCAACCACTACACAAGTGCTTGactcacctccacctgctcctgcacAGCGGtcaacagctccacctccagcttctGAACCTGTGATGTCACCACCCCCCACTGCTCCTGAGCCCACATGCGCTGCAGAACCTGTTGTCCCACCCGtgccagaggtggaggtgatcCAACATCCTCCATGTATTCAGTCTCCAGCGGTCGAACCAGTATTCCCAGCCTGTCCCGCTGCGTCAACACCAGTAGAACCAGCAGTTGTACCCCTCAGAGATCAGCCTCTCCCTGCTGCTGAAGAGGCACCACCATCCCCCCCCAAACTGGATCCACCTCCACCGCAGCCCGCCGCCGCACCCTCGTTTCCTCTAGAGCTCATTAATGAAGAGGCGTCTCCGCGGTGCCACTTTGAGGAGCTGCCCGTCGTCCCCGCCGAGGCGCCCCTACGTGAACCCTTCGGAGATCCACCAGCGCCACCTTCACCCGATCCTCCTCCACCCGCCGAGGCGCCCCTACGTGAACCCTTCGGAGATCCACCAGCGCCACCTTCACCCGATCCTGCTCCACCCGCCGAGGCGCCCGCCATGTCCGGGCCTCCCGAAGCGGAGGATGAAACGCCCGCCCCAACCTCGGCGCCACCGCCCGTCGATG GTCCGACCGTTTCTCCTGAagcgctggaggaagagctggggCAGAAGATCAAAGAGGAGATGCGGAGacgtctggaggaggaggtcggCCGGAGGAGGGCGGAGCTGCAAAGACA gttggaggagatggaggttCAGGTCCAGGCCGAGGCCAGTGCTGCCGCTCAGGCTcaggtggagaaggaggtgaagaagagccTGGAGGCAGAGAGGGCGGCGCACATGGAGACGCTGGCGAGTTCCATTGTGAAGGAGCGAATGAAGACCGGAGATCCGAGGCTCAAGGTGCAGCTTTAT gctcAACAACTGGAAGAGCGGGAAAAGGAATTAGAGAAGCGGGATGTTCTCCACAAGGAACATGTTGCGAAGCTTGAAGCAAAG TATGCTGAGTTTAAAAGGGCGACTGCAGAGAGCTTCCAGAAGGGCAAAGAGGAAGCTGAAAGCCGTTTTAC GCGTTTCAGCTTCCAGCCGGTCTGTGGGGACTTGCAGAGCCAGATTTTAAAATGCTACCGGGAGAACACGGGAAAGACTCTGGACTGCTCGAGCATCGCCTCGGCGTACATGCAGTGTGTGGACGATGCCAAGAAG AACAAATTGAGCACGCGAGGTTGA
- the ldhbb gene encoding L-lactate dehydrogenase B-B chain isoform X3 has product MEDKLKGEMMDLQHGSLFLKTPTIVADKDYSVTANSRIVVVTAGVRQQDGESRLNLVQRNVNIFKHIVPQIVRYSPDCIIVVVSNPVDVLTYVTWKLSGLPKHRVIGSGTNLDSARFRFLIAEKLGIHASSFNGWILGEHGDTSVPVWSGTNVAGVNLQTLNPNIGTDCDDENWNETHKMVVDSAYEVIRLKGYTNWAIGLSVGDLVESLMKNMNRIHPVSTMVQGMYGINEEVYLSLPCVLYGGGVASVINMTLTDDEVTQLQDSARTLWDIQKDLRDI; this is encoded by the exons ATGGAGGACAAGCTGAAAGGGGAGATGATGGACCTGCAGCACGGCAGCCTCTTCCTCAAAACCCCCACAATAGTCGCAGACAAAG actACTCTGTGACAGCAAACTCCCGCATCGTGGTGGTGACCGCCGGAGTCCGTCAGCAGGATGGCGAGAGCAGGCTGAACCTGGTGCAGAGGAACGTCAACATCTTCAAGCACATCGTCCCCCAGATCGTCCGATATAGCCCTGATTGCATCATCGTCGTGGTCTCCAACCCAG TCGACGTGTTGACCTATGTCACCTGGAAGCTCAGCGGCCTCCCCAAGCACCGCGTCATCGGCAGCGGCACCAACCTGGACTCGGCGCGCTTCCGGTTCCTGATCGCCGAGAAGCTGGGCATCCACGCCAGCAGCTTCAACGGCTGGATCCTGGGGGAGCACGGCGACACCAGCG TCCCCGTGTGGAGCGGAACCAACGTGGCCGGAGTCAACCTGCAGACCCTGAACCCAAACATCGGCACCGACTGCGACGATGAGAACTGGAATGAAACTcacaagatggtggtggacaG tGCCTACGAGGTGATCCGGCTGAAGGGTTACACCAACTGGGCCATCGGCCTGAGCGTCGGTGACCTCGTAGAAAGCCTCATGAAGAACATGAACCGGATCCACCCGGTTTCCACCATGGTGCAG GGCATGTATGGAATCAACGAAGAGGTGTATCTCAGTCTCCCGTGCGTGCTGTACGGCGGGGGCGTGGCCAGTGTGATCAACATGACCTTGACGGATGATGAGGTCACCCAGCTGCAGGACAGCGCCAGGACGCTGTGGGACATCCAGAAGGACCTGCGGGACATCTGa
- the chchd3b gene encoding coiled-coil-helix-coiled-coil-helix domain containing 3b isoform X1, translating into MGGNSPSHFPQEQDEGGGLTFLKGIRLSDKVIKRMKQSPTLISPQPPQAPNPPAPSPEAPSPDPTPSGGNLTSPPPPSTSPPLPQETSSPPAPPVTFFAPPPVKFHSLPPPSTQQPSIIAAPLAPPTPPKVDTSGEPLPAPPAPVEPRVPPQVQAESPPRPTTTQVLDSPPPAPAQRSTAPPPASEPVMSPPPTAPEPTCAAEPVVPPVPEVEVIQHPPCIQSPAVEPVFPACPAASTPVEPAVVPLRDQPLPAAEEAPPSPPKLDPPPPQPAAAPSFPLELINEEASPRCHFEELPVVPAEAPLREPFGDPPAPPSPDPPPPAEAPLREPFGDPPAPPSPDPAPPAEAPAMSGPPEAEDETPAPTSAPPPVDGPTVSPEALEEELGQKIKEEMRRRLEEEVGRRRAELQRQLEEMEVQVQAEASAAAQAQVEKEVKKSLEAERAAHMETLASSIVKERMKTGDPRLKVQLYRLEVKAQQLEEREKELEKRDVLHKEHVAKLEAKYAEFKRATAESFQKGKEEAESRFTRFSFQPVCGDLQSQILKCYRENTGKTLDCSSIASAYMQCVDDAKKNKLSTRG; encoded by the exons ATGGGGGGAAACAGCCCGAGCCACTTCCCTCAGGAGCAGGATGAAGGTGGAGGACTTACTTTTTTGAAGGGCATCCGG CTCTCAGACAAGGTCATCAAACGGATGAAACAGTCGCCGACGCTCATCTCACCTCAGCCTCCACAGGCCCCAAACCCTCCTGCACCCTCACCTGAGGCGCCCAGTCCTGATCCCACCCCCTCGGGGGGAAACCTGACatctccaccccctccctccacttctcctccccttcctcagGAAACCTCGTCCCCACCTGCTCCTCCGGTCACTTTTTTTGCCCCTCCCCCCGTCAAGTTTCActcccttcctcctccgtcTACTCAGCAGCCCTCAATTATTGCTGCTCCACTCGCTCCGCCAACACCTCCCAAGGTGGACACAAGCGGGGAGccccttcctgctcctcctgcccctgttgAACCCAGGGTCCCTCCCCAGGTACAGGCAGAATCCCCACCAAGACCAACCACTACACAAGTGCTTGactcacctccacctgctcctgcacAGCGGtcaacagctccacctccagcttctGAACCTGTGATGTCACCACCCCCCACTGCTCCTGAGCCCACATGCGCTGCAGAACCTGTTGTCCCACCCGtgccagaggtggaggtgatcCAACATCCTCCATGTATTCAGTCTCCAGCGGTCGAACCAGTATTCCCAGCCTGTCCCGCTGCGTCAACACCAGTAGAACCAGCAGTTGTACCCCTCAGAGATCAGCCTCTCCCTGCTGCTGAAGAGGCACCACCATCCCCCCCCAAACTGGATCCACCTCCACCGCAGCCCGCCGCCGCACCCTCGTTTCCTCTAGAGCTCATTAATGAAGAGGCGTCTCCGCGGTGCCACTTTGAGGAGCTGCCCGTCGTCCCCGCCGAGGCGCCCCTACGTGAACCCTTCGGAGATCCACCAGCGCCACCTTCACCCGATCCTCCTCCACCCGCCGAGGCGCCCCTACGTGAACCCTTCGGAGATCCACCAGCGCCACCTTCACCCGATCCTGCTCCACCCGCCGAGGCGCCCGCCATGTCCGGGCCTCCCGAAGCGGAGGATGAAACGCCCGCCCCAACCTCGGCGCCACCGCCCGTCGATG GTCCGACCGTTTCTCCTGAagcgctggaggaagagctggggCAGAAGATCAAAGAGGAGATGCGGAGacgtctggaggaggaggtcggCCGGAGGAGGGCGGAGCTGCAAAGACA gttggaggagatggaggttCAGGTCCAGGCCGAGGCCAGTGCTGCCGCTCAGGCTcaggtggagaaggaggtgaagaagagccTGGAGGCAGAGAGGGCGGCGCACATGGAGACGCTGGCGAGTTCCATTGTGAAGGAGCGAATGAAGACCGGAGATCCGAGGCTCAAGGTGCAGCTTTAT CGGCTGGAGGTGAAG gctcAACAACTGGAAGAGCGGGAAAAGGAATTAGAGAAGCGGGATGTTCTCCACAAGGAACATGTTGCGAAGCTTGAAGCAAAG TATGCTGAGTTTAAAAGGGCGACTGCAGAGAGCTTCCAGAAGGGCAAAGAGGAAGCTGAAAGCCGTTTTAC GCGTTTCAGCTTCCAGCCGGTCTGTGGGGACTTGCAGAGCCAGATTTTAAAATGCTACCGGGAGAACACGGGAAAGACTCTGGACTGCTCGAGCATCGCCTCGGCGTACATGCAGTGTGTGGACGATGCCAAGAAG AACAAATTGAGCACGCGAGGTTGA
- the ldhbb gene encoding L-lactate dehydrogenase B-B chain isoform X1, translating to MLITWWYLYLAARSIAEKSLKMASILHKLFHPLFSGPPEPSRNKVTVVGVGQVGMACAVTILLRDLADELALVDVMEDKLKGEMMDLQHGSLFLKTPTIVADKDYSVTANSRIVVVTAGVRQQDGESRLNLVQRNVNIFKHIVPQIVRYSPDCIIVVVSNPVDVLTYVTWKLSGLPKHRVIGSGTNLDSARFRFLIAEKLGIHASSFNGWILGEHGDTSVPVWSGTNVAGVNLQTLNPNIGTDCDDENWNETHKMVVDSAYEVIRLKGYTNWAIGLSVGDLVESLMKNMNRIHPVSTMVQGMYGINEEVYLSLPCVLYGGGVASVINMTLTDDEVTQLQDSARTLWDIQKDLRDI from the exons ATGCTGATTACGTGGTGGTATCTGTACCTGGCAGCCAGGAGCATCGCGGAAAAAT CGCTGAAAATGGCCTCCATCCTGCATAAGCTGTTCCACCCGCTGTTCAGCGGCCCGCCGGAGCCGTCCAGGAACAAGGTGACGGTGGTGGGCGTGGGTCAGGTCGGCATGGCCTGTGCCGTCACCATCTTGCTCAGG GACCTGGCTGATGAACTGGCTCTGGTGGACGTGATGGAGGACAAGCTGAAAGGGGAGATGATGGACCTGCAGCACGGCAGCCTCTTCCTCAAAACCCCCACAATAGTCGCAGACAAAG actACTCTGTGACAGCAAACTCCCGCATCGTGGTGGTGACCGCCGGAGTCCGTCAGCAGGATGGCGAGAGCAGGCTGAACCTGGTGCAGAGGAACGTCAACATCTTCAAGCACATCGTCCCCCAGATCGTCCGATATAGCCCTGATTGCATCATCGTCGTGGTCTCCAACCCAG TCGACGTGTTGACCTATGTCACCTGGAAGCTCAGCGGCCTCCCCAAGCACCGCGTCATCGGCAGCGGCACCAACCTGGACTCGGCGCGCTTCCGGTTCCTGATCGCCGAGAAGCTGGGCATCCACGCCAGCAGCTTCAACGGCTGGATCCTGGGGGAGCACGGCGACACCAGCG TCCCCGTGTGGAGCGGAACCAACGTGGCCGGAGTCAACCTGCAGACCCTGAACCCAAACATCGGCACCGACTGCGACGATGAGAACTGGAATGAAACTcacaagatggtggtggacaG tGCCTACGAGGTGATCCGGCTGAAGGGTTACACCAACTGGGCCATCGGCCTGAGCGTCGGTGACCTCGTAGAAAGCCTCATGAAGAACATGAACCGGATCCACCCGGTTTCCACCATGGTGCAG GGCATGTATGGAATCAACGAAGAGGTGTATCTCAGTCTCCCGTGCGTGCTGTACGGCGGGGGCGTGGCCAGTGTGATCAACATGACCTTGACGGATGATGAGGTCACCCAGCTGCAGGACAGCGCCAGGACGCTGTGGGACATCCAGAAGGACCTGCGGGACATCTGa
- the ldhbb gene encoding L-lactate dehydrogenase B-B chain isoform X2, translating into MASILHKLFHPLFSGPPEPSRNKVTVVGVGQVGMACAVTILLRDLADELALVDVMEDKLKGEMMDLQHGSLFLKTPTIVADKDYSVTANSRIVVVTAGVRQQDGESRLNLVQRNVNIFKHIVPQIVRYSPDCIIVVVSNPVDVLTYVTWKLSGLPKHRVIGSGTNLDSARFRFLIAEKLGIHASSFNGWILGEHGDTSVPVWSGTNVAGVNLQTLNPNIGTDCDDENWNETHKMVVDSAYEVIRLKGYTNWAIGLSVGDLVESLMKNMNRIHPVSTMVQGMYGINEEVYLSLPCVLYGGGVASVINMTLTDDEVTQLQDSARTLWDIQKDLRDI; encoded by the exons ATGGCCTCCATCCTGCATAAGCTGTTCCACCCGCTGTTCAGCGGCCCGCCGGAGCCGTCCAGGAACAAGGTGACGGTGGTGGGCGTGGGTCAGGTCGGCATGGCCTGTGCCGTCACCATCTTGCTCAGG GACCTGGCTGATGAACTGGCTCTGGTGGACGTGATGGAGGACAAGCTGAAAGGGGAGATGATGGACCTGCAGCACGGCAGCCTCTTCCTCAAAACCCCCACAATAGTCGCAGACAAAG actACTCTGTGACAGCAAACTCCCGCATCGTGGTGGTGACCGCCGGAGTCCGTCAGCAGGATGGCGAGAGCAGGCTGAACCTGGTGCAGAGGAACGTCAACATCTTCAAGCACATCGTCCCCCAGATCGTCCGATATAGCCCTGATTGCATCATCGTCGTGGTCTCCAACCCAG TCGACGTGTTGACCTATGTCACCTGGAAGCTCAGCGGCCTCCCCAAGCACCGCGTCATCGGCAGCGGCACCAACCTGGACTCGGCGCGCTTCCGGTTCCTGATCGCCGAGAAGCTGGGCATCCACGCCAGCAGCTTCAACGGCTGGATCCTGGGGGAGCACGGCGACACCAGCG TCCCCGTGTGGAGCGGAACCAACGTGGCCGGAGTCAACCTGCAGACCCTGAACCCAAACATCGGCACCGACTGCGACGATGAGAACTGGAATGAAACTcacaagatggtggtggacaG tGCCTACGAGGTGATCCGGCTGAAGGGTTACACCAACTGGGCCATCGGCCTGAGCGTCGGTGACCTCGTAGAAAGCCTCATGAAGAACATGAACCGGATCCACCCGGTTTCCACCATGGTGCAG GGCATGTATGGAATCAACGAAGAGGTGTATCTCAGTCTCCCGTGCGTGCTGTACGGCGGGGGCGTGGCCAGTGTGATCAACATGACCTTGACGGATGATGAGGTCACCCAGCTGCAGGACAGCGCCAGGACGCTGTGGGACATCCAGAAGGACCTGCGGGACATCTGa
- the LOC130536847 gene encoding vesicle transport protein GOT1B-like, with the protein MISLTDTQKIGMGLTGFGVFFLLFGMMLFFDKALLAIGNILFVSGLSFVIGLERTFRFFFQWHKVKATSFFLGGVLVVLMGWPIIGVVLEIYGFFLLFRGFFPVAVGFIRRVPVLGSLLNLPGISSVADKVGESNTMV; encoded by the exons ATGATTTCACTCACGGACACGCAAA AAATCGGGATGGGGCTGACTGGCTTTGGtgtgttcttcctcctcttcgggATGATGCTGTTTTTCGACAAAGCTCTTCTGGCCATTGGAAAC ATCCTCTTCGTCTCCGGGCTGTCCTTTGTCATCGGCTTGGAGCGGACCTTCAGGTTTTTCTTCCAGTGGCACAAAGTCAAGGCCACCAGTTTCTTTCTTGGAGGAGTGTTGGTGGTTCTGATGGGCTGGCCCATCATTGGAGTCGTTCTGGAAATCTACGGGTTCTTCTTGTTATTTAG GGGATTTTTCCCAGTGGCCGTCGGCTTCATTAGACGGGTTCCAGTCCTCGGGTCCTTGCTCAACTTACCTGGGATCAGTTCG GTGGCGGATAAAGTTGGTGAAAGCAACACTATGGTATAA
- the slc35b4 gene encoding UDP-xylose and UDP-N-acetylglucosamine transporter, with protein sequence MGTSVAVCLVFIGCCSNVVFLELLVREFPGSGNIITFTQFLFIALEGLIFESNFGRKKPAIPIRNYVFMVTMFFAVSVINNYSLNFNIAMPLHMIFRSGSLIANMILGIIILKKRYSPSKYLSIGLISFGIFICTIMSAKQVNMASEGSEDQGVHAFMHWLVGIAMLTFALLMSARMGIFQETLYKEYGKHSKEALFYNHCLPLPGFLLLFSDIYNHGVLFSQTTPVAVPVVGLSVPIMWLYLLGNTITQYVCIRGVFILTTECTSLTVTLVVTLRKFLSLIFSILYFQNPFTTWHWVGTAVVFLGTLLYTEVWNSVRAALGRPDAKEKKAA encoded by the exons ATGGGCACGTCGGTTGCGGTCTGTCTTGTTTTTATCGGATGCTGTAGCAATGTTGTATTTCTGGAGCTTCTTGTAAG GGAATTTCCAGGAAGTGGCAACATAATAACCTTCACTCAGTTTCTTTTCATCGCCTTGGAAGGTTTAATCtttgagtcaaactttgggaggAAAAAACCAGCAATTCCTATAAG AAACTATGTCTTCATGGTGACAATGTTCTTCGCCGTCAGTGTGATCAACAACTACTCCCTCAACTTCAACATCGCCATGCCGTTACACATGATCTTCAGATCA GGATCACTAATCGCTAACATGATCCTGGGAATTATCATCCTGAAAAAAAG gtatTCACCCAGCAAATATCTGTCAATAGGTTTAATTTCATTTGGTATCTTCATCTGCACCATCATGTCTGCCAAGCAAGTG AACATGGCCAGCGAAGGATCAGAGGACCAAGGCGTCCATGCCTTCATGCACTGGCTTGTAG GCATTGCCATGTTGACATTCGCTCTGCTGATGTCTGCCAGGATGGGCATCTTTCAAGAGACACTGTACAAGGAATATGGCAAACACTCCAAGGAAGCTCTCTTCTACAAT CACTGCCTACCTCTGCCgggcttcctgctcctcttcagtGACATCTACAACCATGGCGTCCTCTTCAGCCAAACCA CTCCCGTCGCCGTCCCCGTGGTCGGTCTCTCTGTGCCCATCATGTGGCTCTACCTGCTGGGCAACACCATCACGCA ATACGTGTGCATCCGCGGCGTGTTCATCCTCACAACAGAGTGCACCTCCCTGACGGTCACTCTCGTGGTGACGCTCAGAAAGTTCCTCAGcctcatcttctccatcctgTACTTCCAAAACCCCTTCACTACCTGGCACTGGGTGGGCACCGCAGTGGTCTTCCTGGGCACCCTGCTCTACACGGAGGTGTGGAACAGCGTGCGGGCGGCTCTGGGCCGTCCCGACGCTAAGGAGAAGAAGGCAGCGTGA
- the tmpob gene encoding thymopoietin b: MAEFLEDPSVLTKDKLKNELVANNVPLPSGEHKKEVYVQLYLKNLTAQNSKKNPPVDTFSSDEDLPAPVVANKSRSGRKATKKTDKPRAEEEEEEEVTDLTDEDLRQQLAKYGVDTGPIVASTRKLYERKLQKLLDQPPGAEAPAEVTVLPKADSNQNGNTNSDQYSDKEDEDLAAPDAEPVPVVERPVRSRGKPPVTVRTSSRRQTKYSVEETPKKASDSVVEDILANEISTPTGISASCRRPIRGAAGRPLKPTEYWLNESNVQRTVLTESRSYSESLSRGAGAVSSKKAPARRGVLSLLLKLLVLIVVAVSLYYAYQNLEAGHIDTLKGLLDSVVVPLQGVVSNAADYLGVGGSGAAKTGK, from the exons ATGGCAGAATTTCTCGAGGATCCGTCGGTTCTGACGAAAGATAAGCTGAAGAATGAGCTGGTAGCCAACAATGTTCCGCTTCCCAGCGGAGAGCACAAGAAAGAAGTGTACGTGCAGCTTTATTTGAAGAACCTGACCGCGCAGAACAGCAAGAAGAACCCGCCCGTGGACACCTTCTCCAGCGACGAGGACCTGCCCGCCCCGGTGGTGGCCAACAAAAGTCGCTCTGgaaga AAAGCAACCAAGAAGACAGATAAGCCCCgggccgaggaagaggaggaggaagaggtgacaGATCTCACTGATGAAGATTTGAGACAACAGCTGGCGAAATATGGCGTGGACACGGGGCCCATTGTTG CCTCCACCCGCAAGTTATATGAGAGGAAGCTGCAGAAGCTTTTAGACCAGCCTCCTGGAGCCGAAGCCCCTGCAGAGGTCACCGTCCTCCCCAAGGCAGACAGCAACCAGAACGGCAACACAAACTCCGACCAGTACAGCGACAAGGAAGACG AGGACCTCGCCGCTCCTGACGCGGAGCCAGTTCCTGTGGTGGAGAGGccggtgaggagcagagggaagcCCCCGGTGACcgtcagaaccagcagcagacgACAAACTAAA TATTCGGTGGAGGAAACGCCAAAGAAGGCCAGCGACAGCGTCGTTGAAGATATCCTCGCTAACGAAATTAGCACACCGACAGGCATCAG TGCGTCCTGCAGGCGTCCCATCCGCGGTGCAGCTGGCAGACCGCTGAAACCCACCGAATACTGGCTGAACGAGTCCAACGTGCAGCGCACGGTCCTGACCGAGAGCCGCTCGTACTCCGAGTCTCTCTCCAGGGGGGCCGGCGCGGTCTCCTCCAAAAAAGCACCGGCCCGGAGAGgcgtcctctctctcctgctgaaGCTCCTCGTCCTCATCGTGGTGGCCGTCTCCCTCTACTACGCGTACCAGAACCTGGAGGCAGGTCACATCGACACCCTCAAAGGTCTCCTGGACAGCGTCGTGGTCCCGCTCCAGGGCGTCGTCAGCAACGCCGCCGACTACTTGGGCGTcggcggcagcggcgccgccaAGACTGGCAAGTAA
- the LOC130536333 gene encoding spexin prohormone 1-like, with translation MPLMVMVLLLTLVAQCWGTPQWRNWSPQAILYLKGAQGHRVLLQRPSRDKDSPAHLGSLDPNQDGLRQPWAPLLLKLLQAAVDEGRGNAGDCPARRAPASSL, from the exons ATGCCTCTGATGgtcatggtgctgctgctcacatTAGTGGCTCAGTGTTGGGGGACACCTCAG TGGAGGAACTGGAGCCCTCAGGCCATCCTGTACCTGAAGGGAGCAC AGGGACACCGCGTGTTGCTGCAGCGCCCCAGCAGAGATAAAGACAGCCCCGCACATCTGG ggaGCCTGGACCCAAACCAGGATGGTCTCAGGCAGCCTTGGGCGCCGCTCCTGCTCAAGCTGCTGCAGGCGGCCGTGGATGAAG GCAGAGGAAACGCAGGCGATTGTCCGGCTCGGCGAGCCCCGGCTTCCTCCCTTTAA